Proteins encoded within one genomic window of Aerococcus viridans:
- a CDS encoding PTS fructose transporter subunit IIABC: MKITDILREELMILDVKADNKAAILDEMAQKLVDTGAVSDFDSFRSDIQKREDTMSTGLGNGIAMPHAKNEAVTKTSVVFAKKPGGLDFESLDGQPAELFFMIAAEGGSADTHLQVLAELSKLLMNEDFIAALKGAQDTAAVTGILNLAQAQLDAENKEEESSTDVSAADVDEKQPYIIAVTACPTGIAHTYMAEDALKKKAKELGVQIKVETRGSEGVKHGLTKEDIDKADGIIVAVSKNVPMGRFNGKKVVERPVADGINKTEELINLALSGDAPVYTTNRQDEDDASSEDGAGSGRFNFKSLYKDLMNGISAMLPFVIAGGIIIAISFLIERFAGSESALFLGFNGIGSAAFAFLIPVLAGNIAKSIGGQPALVAGFSAGALANTAGAGFLGGLVGGFLAGYVTILVIEMLKGLPKSLAGTRTILFYPVLTLLITGVIMYFVLGPIFAGINTGMLNFLESLGTANLVLLGGLLGGMMAIDMGGPFNKAAYAFSIGIFTDTGDGKFMAAVMAGGMVPPLAIALASVLFKNKFTKTEKQSGLTNFIMGLTFITEGAIPFAAADPLRVITSSVLGAAVAGGLTQFWTTNVPAPHGGIITMVALGNQPLLLILAVIIGSIISALVLGFWKKPVAEEDR, translated from the coding sequence ATGAAAATTACGGATATTTTACGTGAAGAGTTAATGATTCTTGATGTGAAGGCAGATAACAAAGCTGCTATTTTAGACGAAATGGCGCAAAAATTAGTGGATACTGGTGCAGTGAGCGACTTTGATAGTTTCCGTTCAGACATCCAAAAACGTGAAGATACTATGAGTACTGGTCTAGGTAATGGTATCGCTATGCCTCACGCGAAAAATGAGGCAGTTACCAAAACTTCAGTTGTATTTGCTAAAAAACCAGGCGGTTTAGACTTCGAATCTTTAGATGGCCAACCAGCTGAATTGTTCTTTATGATCGCTGCTGAAGGTGGCTCTGCGGACACGCATTTACAAGTACTTGCTGAACTTTCTAAGTTACTAATGAACGAAGACTTCATTGCTGCTTTAAAAGGTGCCCAAGATACTGCAGCTGTTACAGGTATTTTAAACTTAGCACAAGCACAATTAGACGCAGAAAACAAAGAAGAAGAATCTTCTACTGATGTTTCTGCAGCTGACGTTGACGAAAAGCAACCATATATCATTGCGGTAACTGCTTGTCCAACTGGTATTGCCCACACCTATATGGCTGAAGATGCTTTGAAGAAAAAAGCAAAAGAACTAGGCGTACAAATTAAAGTTGAAACACGTGGATCTGAAGGCGTTAAACATGGTTTAACTAAAGAAGACATCGACAAAGCTGACGGAATCATTGTTGCGGTAAGTAAAAATGTCCCAATGGGTCGTTTTAACGGTAAAAAAGTGGTTGAACGTCCAGTTGCTGACGGTATCAACAAAACTGAAGAATTGATTAATTTAGCCTTATCTGGCGACGCTCCAGTTTACACGACTAATCGTCAAGATGAAGATGATGCTTCAAGTGAAGACGGTGCGGGTTCAGGTCGTTTCAACTTCAAGTCATTATACAAAGACTTAATGAACGGTATCTCAGCAATGTTACCATTTGTTATCGCTGGTGGTATCATTATTGCCATTTCATTCTTAATTGAACGATTTGCCGGTAGCGAATCTGCCTTATTCTTAGGGTTCAACGGTATCGGTTCTGCAGCCTTTGCTTTCTTAATTCCAGTATTAGCTGGTAATATCGCTAAATCTATCGGGGGTCAACCAGCCTTAGTAGCCGGATTCTCTGCTGGTGCTTTAGCCAATACTGCTGGTGCCGGATTCCTAGGTGGTTTAGTTGGTGGTTTCCTTGCTGGTTATGTGACAATCTTAGTCATTGAAATGCTTAAAGGGTTACCAAAATCACTTGCAGGTACTAGAACAATCTTATTCTACCCAGTACTTACGTTATTAATTACTGGTGTTATCATGTACTTTGTATTAGGGCCAATTTTTGCTGGTATCAATACCGGTATGTTGAACTTCCTTGAAAGTTTAGGTACTGCTAACTTAGTATTACTAGGTGGCTTACTTGGTGGTATGATGGCAATCGACATGGGTGGTCCATTCAATAAAGCAGCTTATGCCTTCTCTATCGGTATCTTTACAGATACTGGTGATGGTAAATTCATGGCGGCAGTTATGGCCGGTGGTATGGTGCCACCATTAGCAATCGCTTTGGCGTCCGTTTTATTTAAAAATAAATTTACTAAGACAGAAAAACAATCAGGTTTAACAAACTTTATTATGGGTCTAACATTCATCACAGAAGGTGCTATCCCATTTGCTGCTGCTGATCCATTACGTGTGATTACTTCTAGTGTCCTAGGTGCTGCTGTTGCTGGTGGTTTAACACAATTCTGGACAACTAATGTACCTGCACCACATGGTGGTATCATCACTATGGTGGCGTTAGGGAACCAACCATTACTGCTAATCTTAGCGGTCATTATCGGTTCAATTATCTCAGCCTTAGTTTTAGGTTTCTGGAAAAAACCAGTAGCTGAAGAAGACAGATAA
- a CDS encoding ABC transporter ATP-binding protein, with protein sequence MRVKDILLKNKGQAFLAFMAKVAEAILELLVPIVMARLINMGINQDNPSVIIRQGILLAVLPLLGYLTALVCQYLASKVAQDIGTEVRLEMFKTLNRMDRKQLDSITASSVVLRIENDTQNLQLAIALMIRLGSRVPVLLIGSIVMAFYVSPTLAPIFIIGGLVIGAILIYINIFTNKQNGQIQRRMDQLSRIVRENFSGIRDIRAFANEKHEVNRFEKQNLTLRGEQLTMGAFQALANPSSLFLVNLAIAFILFFGGRLVNNGQFMQGDVVALVQYMNNILLALNVLVNILLVFSRGIAGINRIDEVLSIQPEILSGQDKLSGDEPLAIQFDDVTFGYGERNTVENITADIKPGSFFGIIGGTASGKSTLVNLLLRNDDVNQGKIIINDNLIQNLDLNAYRKKIGLVPQSASLFTGTLRDNLLMGKKGISDQDLWQALEIAQAKDFVAQNDLGLDMPVRQGGKNFSGGQKQRLTIARALVGQPQVLILDDSSSALDFATESKLRQALSKLNTTIIMISQRVSSVQQADQILVMNNGRSAGVGSHDDLLASSDIYQAIVASQMQEEKED encoded by the coding sequence ATGCGGGTTAAAGATATATTACTTAAAAATAAAGGCCAAGCCTTTTTGGCATTTATGGCTAAAGTAGCCGAAGCCATTTTAGAGTTATTAGTGCCTATCGTGATGGCTAGATTGATTAACATGGGGATTAATCAAGACAATCCATCAGTTATCATCAGACAAGGGATCTTGTTAGCAGTATTGCCTTTACTAGGTTATTTAACGGCCTTGGTTTGTCAATATTTGGCTTCTAAAGTTGCCCAGGATATTGGGACTGAAGTGCGGCTAGAAATGTTTAAAACATTAAACCGTATGGATAGAAAGCAATTGGATAGTATTACAGCTTCGTCAGTGGTTCTAAGAATCGAAAACGATACACAAAACTTACAATTGGCCATTGCCTTAATGATTCGACTGGGTTCTCGTGTGCCAGTTTTATTAATCGGTTCAATTGTGATGGCCTTTTATGTGAGTCCAACCTTGGCGCCTATATTTATCATCGGTGGATTGGTCATTGGTGCTATTTTGATATACATTAATATTTTTACCAATAAACAAAATGGCCAAATCCAACGTCGTATGGATCAATTATCACGTATCGTGCGTGAAAACTTTTCAGGCATCCGGGACATTCGTGCTTTCGCCAACGAAAAACATGAAGTCAATCGTTTCGAAAAACAAAACCTGACTTTAAGAGGCGAGCAATTAACCATGGGCGCCTTCCAAGCGCTGGCTAACCCCTCAAGTCTTTTCTTAGTCAACTTAGCCATTGCTTTTATCTTGTTCTTCGGAGGTAGACTGGTAAATAATGGTCAGTTTATGCAAGGGGATGTGGTTGCCTTGGTTCAATATATGAATAATATCCTCTTGGCTTTAAATGTACTGGTGAATATCTTACTTGTATTTAGTCGCGGGATTGCTGGGATTAACCGAATTGATGAGGTTTTATCCATTCAACCAGAAATCTTAAGTGGTCAGGACAAACTTTCTGGAGATGAACCCTTGGCCATCCAATTTGATGATGTAACTTTTGGATATGGAGAGCGTAATACCGTTGAAAATATCACAGCTGATATCAAACCTGGTTCTTTCTTTGGGATTATCGGGGGGACGGCATCCGGTAAATCGACCTTAGTTAACTTATTGTTACGTAATGATGATGTCAACCAGGGGAAAATTATCATTAATGATAACTTGATTCAAAACTTAGACCTGAATGCTTACCGCAAAAAAATCGGACTAGTCCCTCAATCCGCATCCCTATTTACGGGGACCCTTAGAGATAATCTATTGATGGGCAAAAAGGGTATCAGTGACCAAGACTTGTGGCAAGCTTTAGAGATTGCGCAAGCCAAGGACTTTGTCGCTCAAAATGATCTGGGCTTAGACATGCCCGTTCGACAAGGTGGTAAAAATTTTTCAGGTGGACAAAAGCAAAGGCTAACGATTGCCCGTGCCTTAGTTGGCCAACCGCAAGTTTTAATACTAGATGATTCGTCAAGTGCCTTAGACTTCGCCACTGAATCGAAATTACGCCAAGCATTAAGCAAATTAAATACCACTATTATCATGATTTCACAGCGTGTATCTTCAGTACAACAGGCTGATCAAAT